One genomic window of Panicum hallii strain FIL2 chromosome 6, PHallii_v3.1, whole genome shotgun sequence includes the following:
- the LOC112897175 gene encoding uncharacterized protein LOC112897175, whose protein sequence is MRRRPSLSCPGHLPPHADMSRRASAARDRCLELERAIAGRVRSGSLGLDDAVKMFDELLPHARPASVLAFNQLLTAVSRAQGRGSSSSELVPSLFNRMARACSDKAKSGGLFRVRPC, encoded by the exons ATGCGGCGTCGTCCTTCCCTCTCATGCCCGGGCCACTTGCCTCCCCACGCCGACATGTCCCGccgcgcgagcgccgcccgcgaCCGGTGCTTGGAGCTGGAGCGCGCCATCGCTGGCCGCGTCCGCTCGGGAAGCCTCGGCCTCGACGACGCCGTCAAGATGTTCGACGAATTGCTCCCCCACGCCAGGCCGGCCTCGGTTCTCGCCTTCAACCAGCTCCTCACCGCCGTCTCTCGCGCCCAGGGCAggggctcctcctcctctgagCTCGTCCCCTCCCTCTTCAACCGGATGGCCCGTGCTTGCTCCGACAAG GCGAAGTCAGGTGGATTGTTCCGAGTCCGTCCCTGTTGA
- the LOC112897176 gene encoding uncharacterized protein LOC112897176 isoform X3, translating into MMACSLDCKLFPSPTGFRCSSTNYQLYNPIKFLVLDFRLPIANHFKLSKYCPSGVCPSTSFSMVKKNKVGRADVVYREKYKTWTDDSTEFMLQWYVDYQKDKPATFRWKQHHHHLCRSFECQIWNRSYQTSAYRQFRALKEKWNWISQALAKSGNGFDAASRKFNLPYSEKPPSKLGLMEELFGESGQANGSLAIDQYTSDAEDDRSETETDDSFTVEHGENDSDTIARSNSPDLAFSSSLKHKNMKSPMKKLRKHKEKRANALENDKIASSIVMLANSVASSAPAPADPYANLWKRIEDIPFPPRDKVDIATFLSKPEQMYLRNYLNAASDQSFGSWVTDYLGAKYGASGGYACEFGSSE; encoded by the exons ATGATGGCCTGCAGTTTGGACTGTAAATTATTTCCTAGTCCTACTGGTTTCAGATGTAGCTCCACGAATTACCAACTGTATAATCCCATAAAATTTCTTGTGTTAGATTTCAGACTTCCGATAGCTAACCACTTCAAACTGTCCAAATATTGTCCATCAGGTGTTTGTCCGTCCACTTCCTTCAG CATGGTTAAGAAAAACAAAGTTGGACGTGCTGATGTTGTATATCGTGAGAAGTACAAAACATGGACTGATGACAGCACTGAGTTTATGCTTCAGTGGTATGTTGACTACCAAAAGGACAAACCTGCTACCTTTAGGTGGAAGCAACACCACCATCATCTGTGTAGAAGCTTTGAATGCCAGATTTGGAATAGGAGCTACCAGACATCAGCTTATCGTCAGTTCAGGGCATTAAAGGAGAAGTGGAACTGGATAAGCCAAGCTTTGGCCAAGAGTGGCAATGGTTTTGATGCAGCGTCTCGCAAGTTCAATCTACCATATTCAGAGAAACCACCTTCCAAGCTTGGG CTCATGGAAGAGCTATTTGGAGAATCTGGCCAAGCTAATGGATCCTTAGCTATTGACCAATACACTTCAGATGCAGAAGATGATAGATCTGAAACAGAGACTGATGATTCATTTACTGTTGAGCATGGTGAGAATGATTCTGACACTATTGCTCGTAGCAATTCACCTGATCTAGCCTTCAGTTCTAGTCTCAAGCACAAAAACATGAAATCGCCTATGAAGAAGCTTCGAAAGCACAAAGAAAAACGTGCCAACGCACTAGAGAATGATAAAATTGCATCAAGTATTGTCATGCTGGCCAATTCTGTTGCATCCAGTGCCCCTGCACCTGCTGATCCTTATGCTAATCTTTGGAAGCGTATTGAGGATATACCTTTCCCACCACGGGATAAGGTTGATATTGCAACCTTTCTTTCCAAGCCGGAGCAGATGTACTTGCGCAACTACTTGAATGCTGCATCTGATCAGTCATTTGGATCCTGGGTAACTGATTACTTAGGTGCCAAGTATGGGGCTAGTGGTGGGTATGCATGTGAATTTGGTAGCTCTGAGTGA
- the LOC112897176 gene encoding uncharacterized protein LOC112897176 isoform X2 yields the protein MMACSLDCKLFPSPTGFRCSSTNYQLYNPIKFLVLDFRLPIANHFKLSKYCPSGVCPSTSFSMVKKNKVGRADVVYREKYKTWTDDSTEFMLQWYVDYQKDKPATFRWKQHHHHLCRSFECQIWNRSYQTSAYRQFRALKEKWNWISQALAKSGNGFDAASRKFNLPYSEKPPSKLGTFKYNYLTRPIKFFQLMEELFGESGQANGSLAIDQYTSDAEDDRSETETDDSFTVEHGENDSDTIARSNSPDLAFSSSLKHKNMKSPMKKLRKHKEKRANALENDKIASSIVMLANSVASSAPAPADPYANLWKRIEDIPFPPRDKVDIATFLSKPEQMYLRNYLNAASDQSFGSWVTDYLGAKYGASGGYACEFGSSE from the exons ATGATGGCCTGCAGTTTGGACTGTAAATTATTTCCTAGTCCTACTGGTTTCAGATGTAGCTCCACGAATTACCAACTGTATAATCCCATAAAATTTCTTGTGTTAGATTTCAGACTTCCGATAGCTAACCACTTCAAACTGTCCAAATATTGTCCATCAGGTGTTTGTCCGTCCACTTCCTTCAG CATGGTTAAGAAAAACAAAGTTGGACGTGCTGATGTTGTATATCGTGAGAAGTACAAAACATGGACTGATGACAGCACTGAGTTTATGCTTCAGTGGTATGTTGACTACCAAAAGGACAAACCTGCTACCTTTAGGTGGAAGCAACACCACCATCATCTGTGTAGAAGCTTTGAATGCCAGATTTGGAATAGGAGCTACCAGACATCAGCTTATCGTCAGTTCAGGGCATTAAAGGAGAAGTGGAACTGGATAAGCCAAGCTTTGGCCAAGAGTGGCAATGGTTTTGATGCAGCGTCTCGCAAGTTCAATCTACCATATTCAGAGAAACCACCTTCCAAGCTTGGG acttttaaatacaactatCTTACTCGACCTATCAAATTCTTCCAGCTCATGGAAGAGCTATTTGGAGAATCTGGCCAAGCTAATGGATCCTTAGCTATTGACCAATACACTTCAGATGCAGAAGATGATAGATCTGAAACAGAGACTGATGATTCATTTACTGTTGAGCATGGTGAGAATGATTCTGACACTATTGCTCGTAGCAATTCACCTGATCTAGCCTTCAGTTCTAGTCTCAAGCACAAAAACATGAAATCGCCTATGAAGAAGCTTCGAAAGCACAAAGAAAAACGTGCCAACGCACTAGAGAATGATAAAATTGCATCAAGTATTGTCATGCTGGCCAATTCTGTTGCATCCAGTGCCCCTGCACCTGCTGATCCTTATGCTAATCTTTGGAAGCGTATTGAGGATATACCTTTCCCACCACGGGATAAGGTTGATATTGCAACCTTTCTTTCCAAGCCGGAGCAGATGTACTTGCGCAACTACTTGAATGCTGCATCTGATCAGTCATTTGGATCCTGGGTAACTGATTACTTAGGTGCCAAGTATGGGGCTAGTGGTGGGTATGCATGTGAATTTGGTAGCTCTGAGTGA